The following are encoded in a window of Pagrus major chromosome 14, Pma_NU_1.0 genomic DNA:
- the tmem121b gene encoding transmembrane protein 121B, which translates to MISETDNDNPKAESLRSEANYCPDSPVSSSPESGQLSRRRDTQTTSGSIIPEESGSIQPLVSSAAAAACIMTSGEFIQTAPLLVHKSKRSLLYKALCFLLLIFQGGILDFYLIIFTDLYWCSWIATDLVVISGWGIFFMKNARSKRERACGFHQKSSIFGCNLGEFTYAYLAWLIYVIACTPKVVLILETSILDLIALKVPCGVTGFKIIMLLSAPLLFCLINSIIEDLNGATRHRSQSCFMSTCLDLLDSFTLVEMLLRSEIPMVYLKYTVISVYFVALAVPVIWLYELTASELRCRWLWARFSTGLVVNAPLLVVRCFQVYVYKMPVSVFMFKNIFFLVCKFLELVEQCVAVQGVRRLTSGSNPAQFSHCVSENDMCPHGYVNTLAVTQS; encoded by the coding sequence ATGATCTCGGAAACTGACAACGACAATCCGAAGGCCGAGTCCCTCCGATCCGAAGCGAACTATTGCCCAGACTCCCCCGTCTCCTCTTCTCCGGAATCTGGGCAGCTGAGCAGGAGGCGGGACACCCAGACCACCAGCGGCAGCATCATTCCGGAGGAGAGCGGCAGCATCCAGCCCCTGGTCTCCTCAGCTGCGGCCGCCGCCTGCATCATGACATCGGGGGAGTTCATCCAGACCGCTCCCCTGCTGGTGCACAAATCCAAGAGGAGTCTGCTGTACAAGGcgctctgcttcctcctccttatCTTCCAAGGAGGCATTCTGGACTTCTACCTCATCATCTTCACCGACCTGTACTGGTGCTCATGGATTGCCACGGACCTGGTGGTCATCTCGGGCTGGGGGATTTTCTTTATGAAGAACGCGCGGAGCAAGAGAGAGCGGGCCTGCGGCTTCCACCAGAAGAGCTCCATCTTCGGTTGCAACCTCGGGGAGTTCACCTACGCCTACCTGGCTTGGCTCATCTATGTTATCGCCTGCACCCCGAAGGTGGTGCTCATCCTGGAGACCTCCATCCTGGACCTGATCGCGCTCAAGGTCCCGTGCGGAGTGACCGGATTCAAGATCATCATGCTGCTGTCAGCGCCGCTGCTCTTCTGCCTCATCAACTCCATCATCGAGGATTTAAACGGCGCGACGCGGCACCGCTCCCAGAGCTGCTTCATGAGCACCTGCCTGGACCTGCTGGACAGCTTCACACTGGTGGAAATGCTGCTTAGGAGCGAGATCCCCATGGTCTACCTGAAATACACCGTCATCTCGGTGTATTTCGTGGCCCTTGCGGTGCCGGTGATCTGGCTCTACGAGCTGACGGCGTCGGAGCTGCGCTGCCGGTGGCTGTGGGCCCGCTTCTCCACGGGCCTGGTGGTCAACGCACCCCTGCTGGTGGTCAGGTGTTTCCAGGTCTACGTCTACAAGATGCCGGTGTCGGTGTTCATGTTCAAAAACATCTTCTTCTTGGTGTGTAAGTTCCTGGAGCTGGTGGAGCAGTGTGTAGCGGTGCAGGGCGTCCGGAGGCTGACCAGCGGCAGCAACCCGGCCCAGTTCTCCCACTGCGTCTCCGAGAACGACATGTGTCCACACGGATACGTCAACACCTTGGCAGTCACCCAGTCATAG